The following coding sequences lie in one Metallumcola ferriviriculae genomic window:
- a CDS encoding MoaD/ThiS family protein, which produces MKLEVRVFANLRDQFPKESKGVLTVDLPVDSTVAELIEKLDITRDLPLIIMVNGRRQFEETTLKDGDRVGIFPPVGGG; this is translated from the coding sequence ATGAAACTTGAAGTAAGAGTATTTGCTAACTTACGAGACCAGTTCCCCAAAGAATCTAAAGGGGTTCTGACAGTAGATTTGCCGGTAGACAGTACCGTAGCAGAATTAATTGAAAAACTTGATATTACCCGGGATTTACCATTAATTATCATGGTTAACGGGCGCCGGCAATTTGAGGAAACCACCTTAAAAGACGGCGACAGGGTGGGCATTTTCCCACCGGTTGGCGGCGGGTAA
- a CDS encoding thiamine phosphate synthase, with protein MLYLVTNRLLVQNRNFLDCILDAAAGGVDAVILREKDLPDAELLALAKILQYRLGKLNIPLIVNGNLLVAKQTGAAGYHDGFHHFAQFTQECRNFSEKLGVSVHSASEAEFAAANGADYLLAGHIYHTASKPGLSPKGLQLIKEIKARVDIPVVAIGGIMPDNVEELLEAGADGIAAMSYILTAPNPGQAAGALKQRLKPLSERNDLLDNNSTMER; from the coding sequence ATGCTTTACCTGGTGACCAACCGCTTGTTAGTGCAAAACAGAAATTTTCTTGACTGCATTTTGGACGCCGCAGCAGGCGGCGTTGATGCGGTGATACTGCGAGAAAAAGACCTGCCGGACGCAGAACTACTAGCGCTGGCAAAAATATTACAGTATCGCTTGGGTAAACTAAACATACCTTTAATCGTCAACGGCAATTTGCTTGTGGCCAAGCAGACGGGGGCCGCAGGGTATCATGACGGCTTTCATCATTTTGCTCAGTTTACCCAAGAATGCCGTAACTTCTCAGAGAAGTTAGGCGTCTCAGTACATTCAGCCTCCGAGGCGGAGTTTGCCGCGGCTAACGGTGCTGACTACCTCTTGGCAGGCCATATCTACCACACCGCCAGTAAACCCGGACTATCTCCTAAAGGTCTTCAGTTAATAAAAGAAATTAAGGCCAGGGTGGATATTCCGGTGGTTGCGATAGGAGGAATAATGCCAGATAATGTTGAAGAGTTGTTGGAAGCAGGTGCCGATGGAATCGCAGCAATGTCCTATATCTTAACAGCCCCTAATCCAGGCCAAGCAGCCGGGGCGCTAAAACAGCGCTTAAAACCCCTATCAGAGAGGAATGATCTTCTTGACAACAACAGTACAATGGAAAGGTAA
- a CDS encoding aldehyde ferredoxin oxidoreductase family protein, producing the protein MKIFRVNMSNQQVTSEDTPEKLQTLGGRALTSAVIAEEVEPTCHPLGHLNKIVIAPGLLSGTSAPSSGRLSVGFKSPLTGGIKESNAGGTAAQKLAKLGIKAIIIEGLPKEETFYTLKVSTDGVEILPGDELSGKRNYETIQTLQAKHGEDVGVMCIGPAGEYRLTAASVAVADPEGRPVRHAGRGGGGAVFGSKGIKAIVIDDINAPGVEIKNKEKFKEAARDFSKMLTEHPVSGQGLPMYGTAVLINILNEAGGLPTKNFRHGRFDFAEKISGEMMHDTIKERKGEPTHGCHRGCVIRCSQVYHDKEGKYLTAGFEYETIWAFGANCTIDDLDAIAKMDYLCDDIGVDTIEMGVTVGVAMEAGVVEFGDADGAINLLEQIGEGTQMGRIIGNGAGFTGKAFGVTRVPVVKNQSIPAYDPRAVKGIGVTYATTPMGADHTAGYSVTANILKVGGHIDPLKKEGQVDLSRTLQIATAAIDSTGLCLFVAFSVLDEPKALDRIVDMLNAQYGFNLTTDDVTALGKEVLKNERNFNVTAGLNEAHDRLPEFFKEELTPHGAVFDIPNEELDQVFDF; encoded by the coding sequence ATGAAAATCTTTAGAGTAAACATGTCAAATCAACAGGTAACTTCCGAAGACACGCCCGAAAAGCTGCAGACCTTAGGGGGTAGAGCACTTACCTCTGCAGTTATCGCCGAAGAAGTAGAACCCACCTGCCACCCTTTAGGACACTTGAATAAGATAGTAATCGCGCCGGGGCTGTTATCCGGTACCAGCGCTCCAAGTTCTGGCCGCCTGTCCGTCGGCTTTAAAAGCCCTCTTACCGGTGGTATTAAAGAAAGCAATGCCGGCGGCACAGCAGCCCAAAAGTTAGCAAAACTAGGCATTAAGGCTATTATTATCGAAGGTCTCCCCAAGGAAGAAACCTTCTATACTTTAAAGGTATCAACCGATGGCGTGGAGATACTGCCAGGTGATGAACTTAGCGGTAAACGCAATTACGAAACCATCCAAACCTTACAAGCTAAACATGGCGAAGATGTGGGGGTGATGTGTATCGGTCCTGCTGGTGAATACAGGCTGACCGCAGCATCCGTGGCCGTAGCAGACCCCGAAGGTAGACCAGTGAGACATGCAGGCCGAGGCGGCGGCGGCGCCGTATTTGGCTCTAAAGGTATCAAGGCCATAGTGATTGACGACATTAATGCACCAGGAGTAGAAATAAAAAACAAAGAAAAATTCAAAGAAGCAGCCCGGGATTTCAGCAAAATGCTCACCGAACACCCTGTCAGCGGCCAAGGACTACCTATGTATGGCACCGCAGTTTTAATAAATATCCTTAACGAAGCGGGTGGTCTACCCACAAAGAACTTCCGACACGGACGTTTTGACTTTGCAGAGAAGATCAGTGGAGAAATGATGCATGACACAATCAAGGAACGGAAAGGCGAACCCACCCATGGGTGCCATCGGGGTTGTGTCATTCGCTGCTCGCAAGTTTATCACGACAAAGAAGGTAAATATCTTACCGCTGGTTTTGAATACGAAACTATCTGGGCATTCGGTGCCAACTGTACCATTGATGACTTGGATGCGATTGCAAAAATGGATTATCTTTGCGACGACATTGGTGTAGATACCATCGAAATGGGAGTCACCGTAGGAGTCGCCATGGAAGCCGGCGTAGTGGAATTTGGCGATGCGGACGGAGCAATAAATCTATTGGAACAAATCGGCGAAGGCACCCAGATGGGTCGAATCATCGGCAATGGCGCCGGCTTCACCGGTAAGGCCTTCGGCGTTACGCGAGTACCAGTGGTGAAAAACCAAAGTATTCCCGCTTACGACCCAAGAGCAGTTAAAGGAATTGGTGTCACTTATGCTACCACGCCCATGGGTGCAGACCATACCGCCGGATATAGCGTCACTGCAAACATCCTTAAAGTTGGCGGACACATTGACCCACTAAAGAAAGAAGGACAAGTGGATCTATCAAGAACTTTGCAAATTGCTACCGCAGCCATAGACAGTACCGGGCTTTGCTTATTTGTAGCTTTCTCCGTATTGGATGAACCCAAGGCATTAGACCGGATTGTAGATATGCTTAATGCACAATATGGTTTTAATCTAACCACCGACGATGTCACCGCCTTGGGTAAAGAAGTACTTAAAAATGAGCGAAATTTCAATGTTACGGCGGGTCTCAATGAAGCCCATGATCGCCTGCCGGAATTCTTTAAAGAAGAGCTTACCCCGCACGGAGCAGTATTTGACATTCCCAATGAAGAATTAGATCAGGTATTTGACTTCTAG
- a CDS encoding PEP/pyruvate-binding domain-containing protein has product MDEMILKLDEINPRHQLYFGSKAANLGVIARNCQTAPGFCLSSRVYYNALRSAGVLKEVIKVACKAEGGSIDTITAASRRIKEIIKGVNLPENVEQMLEAAFRQLMGEGEGIKVAVRSSATAEDLPSASFAGQLESFLNIQSFEKVKEAVINCWCSLWEPRVIHYRFQKGIEQANSGMAVIIQEMVPAEVAGVMFTANPLNNSREEICIEAVKGLGEGLVQGTTSGDRYLVKKDGLYITHREMVGGSPYLTDFHIRWLADEGAKLEALFDAPQDIEWAYNWGDIYILQARPITTLADEEAEIPDPEDMTVIQREVWTTINERFPEPVLPLDSVIVKTYFLSLFLAYKDLGFSVPLVDWNRVEKGVFPDFFVPPAIRMGPKRLIKIFKMVRLDIAKEWQINENIFNKYLDLLKRDTLKTFPMEVIHQYLEEALKDFQRANMFRYLMYIQYGTIYGALSKLLSFLYGDEGKELFQDVIIGHPQITMELNVRLEELAGEINKNPQAAGIVIKQETDEIEACLREVPAGEKAIEEFNSFLEKYGSREVSQGLGGVAADTWQERPEVVWGMLKGVLLQQDGVVDYHQRQLERRERAEKRLAQLTSRGAGRVLPLKRWIDRLVVYARKYTAFREDSHFYLTQVMPVFRSLFLEIGRQLVSRGVLKDKQEVMYFNYWELVELLDDVYNYKKVSPKEIKETLAERKANLERRRKLWLSRNLVVEGDNASILNGIGASSGKASGICRVVLDPRDLSKLKPGDILVAQYTNPSWTPVFSFIDGLVVEYGSALSHAAIIAREYGVPAVMGVKGVTRLIKDGDRITIDGSQGLVHQEGK; this is encoded by the coding sequence ATGGATGAGATGATTTTAAAATTGGATGAAATAAATCCCCGTCATCAATTGTATTTTGGTAGTAAGGCTGCAAATTTGGGGGTGATTGCCAGGAACTGTCAGACCGCTCCTGGTTTTTGCCTCAGCAGCAGAGTATATTATAATGCTTTAAGGTCCGCCGGAGTGCTGAAGGAAGTTATTAAGGTGGCATGTAAGGCGGAAGGCGGCAGTATTGACACTATCACCGCAGCGTCTCGTAGGATAAAAGAAATTATCAAGGGAGTTAATCTTCCTGAGAATGTTGAACAGATGCTTGAAGCAGCTTTTCGGCAGTTAATGGGCGAAGGAGAGGGCATTAAAGTCGCCGTACGTTCTTCGGCCACTGCTGAGGACCTTCCGTCCGCCTCTTTTGCCGGGCAATTAGAGAGTTTTTTGAATATCCAGAGTTTTGAAAAGGTAAAAGAAGCGGTAATAAATTGCTGGTGTTCCCTTTGGGAACCGCGGGTAATCCATTACCGTTTTCAAAAGGGAATTGAGCAGGCTAATTCCGGTATGGCCGTAATTATCCAGGAGATGGTTCCTGCCGAGGTCGCAGGAGTGATGTTTACTGCCAATCCCCTCAATAATTCCCGGGAAGAAATCTGCATCGAGGCGGTAAAAGGTCTGGGTGAAGGTTTGGTACAGGGAACTACTAGTGGTGACCGTTATTTGGTTAAAAAAGACGGACTTTATATTACACACCGGGAGATGGTTGGGGGAAGTCCATACTTGACCGATTTTCATATTCGCTGGCTGGCGGATGAGGGAGCGAAGTTAGAAGCACTCTTTGATGCACCGCAGGATATAGAGTGGGCATACAACTGGGGTGATATTTACATTTTGCAGGCAAGGCCTATTACTACTTTGGCAGATGAAGAGGCAGAGATTCCTGATCCGGAAGATATGACTGTAATTCAGCGGGAAGTATGGACCACCATTAATGAACGTTTCCCCGAACCGGTGCTGCCATTGGATAGTGTGATTGTGAAGACCTATTTTCTCAGCTTGTTCCTGGCCTACAAAGATCTAGGGTTTAGTGTGCCGCTGGTGGATTGGAACCGGGTGGAAAAAGGTGTTTTCCCCGATTTCTTTGTGCCGCCTGCTATCAGAATGGGGCCTAAAAGACTAATTAAGATTTTTAAAATGGTCAGACTGGATATAGCTAAAGAATGGCAGATTAATGAAAATATCTTTAATAAATATCTTGATTTACTTAAACGTGATACTCTGAAAACATTTCCGATGGAAGTAATCCATCAGTACCTTGAGGAGGCTCTGAAAGATTTCCAAAGGGCCAATATGTTTCGCTATCTAATGTATATCCAATACGGGACTATTTACGGGGCTTTATCTAAACTGCTGAGTTTTTTATACGGGGATGAAGGTAAGGAACTATTCCAGGATGTTATTATCGGCCATCCTCAAATTACTATGGAGCTAAATGTCAGATTGGAAGAATTGGCTGGGGAGATTAACAAAAATCCCCAGGCTGCGGGTATTGTAATTAAGCAGGAGACCGATGAAATTGAGGCATGTCTTCGGGAAGTTCCTGCCGGCGAAAAAGCGATAGAAGAATTTAATTCTTTTCTTGAAAAATACGGCAGCAGGGAAGTTTCACAAGGCCTGGGGGGTGTGGCAGCGGACACCTGGCAAGAGAGGCCGGAGGTTGTTTGGGGTATGCTAAAAGGAGTTTTATTGCAGCAGGATGGTGTGGTCGATTATCACCAGCGACAGTTAGAACGCAGGGAACGGGCGGAAAAACGCCTGGCACAGTTGACGAGTCGGGGTGCGGGCCGGGTGCTGCCACTTAAACGGTGGATAGATAGGCTTGTGGTATATGCTCGGAAATATACGGCGTTTCGCGAAGACAGTCATTTCTACTTAACTCAAGTAATGCCGGTATTTAGGAGCTTGTTTTTGGAAATTGGCAGACAGCTGGTTTCCCGGGGTGTGCTTAAAGATAAGCAGGAAGTAATGTATTTCAACTACTGGGAATTGGTGGAGCTGTTAGATGACGTCTATAACTATAAAAAGGTAAGTCCAAAAGAAATTAAGGAAACATTGGCAGAGAGGAAAGCCAATCTGGAACGGCGGCGTAAACTATGGCTGTCCCGAAACTTAGTAGTAGAGGGCGATAATGCTTCCATTTTGAATGGAATAGGTGCCAGCAGCGGCAAAGCATCGGGAATTTGCCGGGTGGTCCTTGACCCAAGGGATCTATCAAAATTAAAACCAGGGGACATTCTGGTGGCACAGTATACTAACCCATCTTGGACGCCGGTATTTTCATTTATTGATGGTTTGGTGGTGGAGTACGGCAGTGCTTTGTCCCATGCGGCCATCATCGCCCGGGAATATGGAGTGCCTGCCGTAATGGGTGTTAAAGGTGTCACGAGACTGATTAAAGACGGTGATCGGATAACTATTGATGGTAGTCAGGGATTGGTTCACCAGGAAGGTAAATAA
- a CDS encoding OsmC family protein: MTTTVQWKGNMAFEGKTPSGHKILLDPTLNEEYQAKGPSPMEVVLVALGGCSGIDVVSIFEKMRLDVTDFKIEIEAARADEHPKVYNKIKMVYRVWGENLSEDRVKRAVDLTQEKYCSVLHMLNKTASVEYSYQINP; the protein is encoded by the coding sequence TTGACAACAACAGTACAATGGAAAGGTAATATGGCCTTCGAAGGCAAGACTCCTTCAGGGCATAAAATTCTCCTAGACCCCACATTAAATGAAGAATATCAAGCAAAAGGCCCTTCCCCCATGGAAGTGGTATTGGTAGCTTTAGGTGGATGTTCTGGAATAGATGTGGTGTCTATATTTGAAAAAATGCGCTTAGACGTAACAGATTTTAAAATAGAAATTGAAGCTGCCCGAGCAGATGAACATCCTAAAGTATATAACAAAATCAAAATGGTTTATCGAGTTTGGGGCGAAAACCTATCTGAAGACCGGGTGAAGCGAGCTGTGGACTTAACCCAGGAAAAATACTGCAGTGTCCTGCATATGCTTAATAAAACGGCGTCAGTTGAATACTCGTATCAGATTAATCCTTGA
- the thiC gene encoding phosphomethylpyrimidine synthase ThiC, with protein MHYTTQMDAARKGIITKQMAIVAEKENMNKEALKDLIAEGKIAIPANINHHSLDPHGVGQGLRTKVNVNLGISKDCCNIEVELEKVRTALSMQVESIMDLSSFGKTEEFRQRLVEMSPAVIGTVPVYDAVGFYDKELQDITVEEFLKVVEKHAQDGVDFMTVHAGLNRETVEVFKRNKRLNHIVSRGGSLLYAWMELNNRENPFFEYFDDLLDICEKYDVTLSLGDACRPGSINDATDASQVKELMVLGELALRAWKRNVQVIIEGPGHMDLKEIQANMLLEKKLCHGAPFYVLGPVVTDVAPGYDHITSAIGGAIAASHGADFLCYVTPAEHLRLPTLDDMKEGIIATKIAAHAADIAKGIKGAKEWDYQMSQARQELNWDKMFQLAIDPEKPRRYRAESAPEHEDSCTMCGKMCSMRNMNKVMQGKNVNILREDT; from the coding sequence ATGCATTATACTACTCAAATGGATGCTGCTAGAAAAGGAATTATCACTAAGCAAATGGCCATTGTGGCCGAAAAAGAAAACATGAACAAAGAAGCTCTAAAAGATTTAATAGCAGAAGGTAAAATTGCTATCCCCGCAAATATCAATCACCATAGCCTAGACCCCCACGGCGTAGGCCAAGGTCTACGCACCAAAGTTAATGTGAACTTGGGTATTTCTAAAGACTGCTGCAATATTGAAGTAGAACTGGAAAAGGTTCGTACTGCTCTGTCCATGCAGGTGGAATCTATCATGGATTTAAGCTCTTTCGGCAAGACAGAAGAGTTTAGACAGCGGCTGGTAGAAATGTCCCCGGCGGTCATTGGTACGGTGCCGGTCTATGATGCGGTAGGCTTTTATGACAAGGAACTTCAGGATATTACTGTAGAGGAGTTTCTCAAAGTAGTGGAAAAACACGCCCAAGACGGCGTCGATTTTATGACCGTCCACGCCGGGCTAAACAGGGAAACTGTTGAAGTGTTCAAGAGAAACAAGCGGCTTAACCACATCGTCTCCCGGGGCGGGTCATTATTATATGCGTGGATGGAATTAAACAACCGGGAGAATCCTTTCTTTGAGTACTTTGATGACCTGCTGGACATCTGTGAAAAATACGATGTGACACTAAGCTTAGGGGATGCCTGCCGACCGGGGAGCATTAATGATGCCACCGATGCCAGTCAAGTTAAAGAATTGATGGTGTTAGGTGAGCTAGCACTCAGAGCGTGGAAAAGAAACGTCCAGGTAATTATCGAAGGTCCTGGCCACATGGATTTAAAAGAAATCCAGGCCAATATGCTGCTGGAGAAAAAGCTCTGCCACGGTGCCCCCTTTTACGTATTAGGCCCAGTGGTTACCGATGTAGCTCCGGGGTATGACCATATCACCAGCGCCATCGGCGGGGCAATCGCTGCCAGCCACGGAGCAGATTTTTTGTGTTACGTCACCCCGGCAGAACACCTGCGCCTGCCTACCCTTGATGATATGAAAGAAGGTATCATTGCCACTAAAATTGCCGCCCATGCAGCGGATATTGCAAAAGGTATCAAGGGTGCCAAGGAGTGGGACTATCAAATGAGTCAGGCCCGGCAGGAACTAAACTGGGATAAAATGTTTCAGTTGGCCATCGACCCTGAAAAGCCTCGCCGTTACCGGGCTGAATCTGCACCGGAGCATGAAGACAGCTGTACCATGTGCGGTAAAATGTGCTCTATGCGTAATATGAATAAGGTTATGCAGGGGAAAAATGTAAATATTCTTAGGGAAGATACTTAG
- a CDS encoding DegV family protein — protein MRKIALVTDSTADIPRQVAAKDNIQVMPLTILFGDKEYLDGVDIQSDEFYDKLQKSKELPRSSQPSPADFTTLYKDLLEHYSEIISIHLSSSLSGTINSAQLAKEKLKAKIHIVDSKSISLGIGLMVAEAAKCIKEGLNVKDTMDKISYVRENSETLFTLNTLEYLSKGGRIGKVSGMLGSMLNIKPIVRVNDEGIYVPFGKARSQNKALKTLEQGFEKLANGRKPVKLAVAHGAASEAAARLKDSLENALGIKASLFTQVGPVIGVHTGPGTIGAAVQYE, from the coding sequence ATGCGAAAAATTGCCTTGGTTACCGACAGTACTGCAGATATTCCTCGACAGGTTGCCGCCAAAGATAATATCCAGGTGATGCCCCTGACCATATTGTTTGGCGACAAAGAATATTTGGACGGAGTAGACATCCAGTCGGATGAATTCTACGACAAACTGCAAAAGAGTAAGGAACTACCCCGTTCTTCCCAACCGTCTCCAGCTGACTTCACCACTCTTTACAAAGATTTACTGGAACACTATTCAGAAATTATATCCATCCATCTTTCCTCTAGCTTGAGCGGCACCATTAATTCAGCCCAGTTGGCCAAGGAAAAGCTGAAAGCAAAGATTCACATTGTGGATTCTAAATCAATTAGTTTAGGCATTGGTTTGATGGTAGCGGAAGCCGCGAAATGCATTAAAGAAGGGCTAAATGTGAAGGATACCATGGATAAAATTTCCTATGTGAGGGAAAACTCGGAGACCTTGTTTACCTTAAACACGTTAGAATATTTAAGCAAGGGCGGCCGTATCGGCAAAGTTTCAGGTATGTTGGGTTCAATGCTAAACATCAAGCCCATTGTTAGGGTCAATGATGAAGGCATTTATGTACCCTTTGGCAAGGCCCGCAGTCAAAATAAGGCCTTAAAAACCCTGGAACAGGGTTTTGAAAAGCTAGCCAACGGCCGTAAACCGGTAAAACTTGCGGTGGCACACGGTGCTGCATCGGAAGCAGCAGCACGACTGAAGGACTCTTTGGAAAATGCCCTTGGCATTAAGGCCTCTCTCTTTACCCAAGTGGGGCCAGTAATAGGTGTACATACCGGCCCGGGTACCATTGGCGCTGCGGTACAATACGAATAA
- a CDS encoding AEC family transporter — protein MSILFQVVLPVFLVFLAGYTAQKSFKLDIKSISTAALYLMTPALIFRTFYETQLGSTYLHIVIYGTLLSVSLIVLVKLFARLKHYDAAATSALILSSAFMNNGNMGAPIVLFAFGEQGFQYAVAIMVFHTIIMSTLGIYYAAKGKSDIKTSLLSVLKMPIVHAAVAGLAWQYWALPLPANIFKAIKMVGDAAIPTIMLVLGLQLAEIKLANFHWEKSAVALLFRLLLSPAIAWLIVLMLPVEPLLGSVMIVEAAMPSAAITTMYALQYDSEPQLVSSITFVSTLLSIITLSILLNLIT, from the coding sequence ATGTCAATATTGTTTCAAGTAGTACTACCGGTATTTCTGGTGTTTCTTGCGGGCTATACGGCACAAAAATCCTTTAAGCTGGATATAAAATCTATTTCTACAGCCGCACTTTATCTAATGACCCCAGCACTGATTTTTCGTACTTTTTATGAGACCCAATTAGGCAGCACATATTTGCATATAGTCATTTACGGTACACTTCTATCCGTGTCCCTAATTGTATTGGTAAAACTGTTCGCCCGCTTAAAGCATTATGATGCTGCAGCCACCAGCGCATTGATATTATCTTCTGCCTTTATGAATAACGGCAACATGGGGGCCCCGATAGTTCTTTTTGCCTTCGGTGAACAGGGTTTTCAGTATGCGGTAGCAATTATGGTCTTTCATACCATTATCATGAGCACCCTTGGCATCTATTACGCCGCCAAGGGCAAATCTGATATTAAAACTTCCCTGCTGTCAGTCCTGAAAATGCCCATCGTCCATGCCGCCGTTGCCGGGCTGGCCTGGCAGTACTGGGCACTGCCCCTGCCGGCAAACATCTTTAAAGCTATTAAAATGGTGGGCGACGCGGCTATACCTACCATCATGCTGGTACTGGGATTGCAATTGGCAGAGATTAAGTTAGCTAATTTTCACTGGGAAAAGAGTGCTGTGGCTTTACTCTTTCGCCTTCTCTTATCACCGGCTATTGCCTGGTTGATAGTATTAATGCTTCCGGTGGAGCCGTTATTGGGCAGCGTAATGATCGTGGAAGCGGCCATGCCTTCTGCAGCTATCACAACCATGTACGCCCTCCAGTACGATAGTGAACCCCAGCTGGTCTCTTCAATCACCTTTGTTAGTACACTTCTCAGCATAATCACTCTAAGTATCCTGCTTAATCTAATCACTTGA
- the thiE gene encoding thiamine phosphate synthase: MCKLNYYRIIDANINRVAEGVRVLEDISRFIIENPDTTNSLRELRHRIRKSFSHPRLANYRNAAGDIGLSVSAATTWDNKGNISDLVTGNFKRIQEGIRSIEEHLKILGYNQQSKVYETLRFSAYQLEKNFPLKRVVFDGIYGITGETFATGKTNVDLAKEMIAAGITVIQYREKEKSKLEKYHQCQTIRRLTLEAGTTFIVNDDLDIALAVTADGIHIGQDDLPLKKVRQIAGNMIIGVSTHNPDQAKAAVSDGADYIGVGPIFSTNTKKNLEKSGGLKYLEWVAENISIPHVAIGGIKEENIAQVKKHGGKCFAIISELAGAHSIEQKVAALHSALE; this comes from the coding sequence GTGTGTAAACTGAATTATTACCGAATTATTGATGCCAATATCAACAGGGTAGCGGAAGGTGTTAGAGTTTTAGAGGATATCTCCCGGTTTATTATTGAAAATCCTGACACCACTAATTCCCTGAGAGAACTGCGACACCGGATACGCAAGAGTTTTAGCCATCCCCGCCTGGCAAATTATCGGAATGCTGCCGGGGATATAGGATTAAGTGTATCTGCTGCCACCACCTGGGACAATAAAGGAAATATCAGTGATTTAGTGACAGGAAATTTTAAGCGTATCCAAGAGGGTATTAGAAGTATCGAAGAACACTTGAAAATCTTGGGATATAACCAGCAATCCAAAGTCTACGAAACTCTCCGCTTCAGCGCTTATCAACTGGAAAAAAACTTTCCTTTAAAGAGAGTAGTCTTTGATGGTATCTACGGTATCACAGGTGAGACTTTTGCCACCGGAAAAACCAATGTAGATTTAGCAAAGGAAATGATTGCTGCTGGAATCACAGTCATCCAATACCGAGAAAAAGAAAAATCCAAGCTGGAAAAATATCACCAGTGTCAGACCATACGCCGCCTGACACTAGAAGCTGGTACCACTTTTATTGTCAACGATGACTTGGATATTGCCCTGGCAGTGACTGCTGACGGTATACACATCGGGCAGGATGATCTACCGCTAAAAAAAGTGCGACAAATCGCAGGCAATATGATCATAGGGGTATCCACCCACAACCCCGACCAGGCTAAGGCAGCAGTATCAGACGGTGCAGACTACATTGGCGTTGGTCCCATATTCTCCACTAACACCAAGAAAAACTTAGAAAAATCAGGCGGTCTGAAATATCTGGAATGGGTAGCAGAAAATATCAGTATTCCCCATGTAGCCATCGGCGGAATCAAGGAAGAAAATATCGCCCAGGTAAAAAAGCACGGCGGTAAATGTTTCGCCATTATATCAGAACTGGCAGGCGCCCACTCAATTGAGCAAAAGGTGGCTGCCCTTCACAGTGCGCTAGAATAA
- the thiH gene encoding 2-iminoacetate synthase ThiH — translation MSFYQYYLAHKDFDFNSFFSSITTTDIERILAKDKINAYDFLSLLSPQAEKHLESMAEKAQKLSLQHFGKAILLFTPMYIANHCINKCAYCGFNVGNRIKRKKLTAEEIEQEAKAIAATGLRHILFLTGESPAQSPVSYIAKAAGILKKHFHSVGIEIYPLTEQEYSQVIDAGVDSLTVYQEVYDEGIYDKVHLAGPKRNYSFRLDAPERACRAKIRSVNIGALLGLNEWCKEAFFTGLHADYLQNKYPDVAVSVSLPRIRPHAGTFQDIFPVNDKSLVQIMLALRIFLPYTGITISTRERQEYRDHLIPLGVTKMSAGVSTEVGGHSSEDKGEGQFEIADNRNVAKMKQAILAKGYQPVSKDWMSF, via the coding sequence ATGAGCTTTTATCAATATTATTTGGCACACAAGGACTTTGATTTTAATTCTTTCTTCAGTAGTATCACAACAACAGATATTGAGCGGATACTCGCCAAGGATAAAATAAATGCCTATGACTTTTTATCACTACTCTCTCCTCAGGCGGAGAAGCACCTGGAATCCATGGCAGAGAAGGCACAAAAGCTTTCCCTGCAGCATTTCGGCAAGGCAATTCTCCTATTTACACCCATGTACATTGCTAACCATTGTATCAATAAATGTGCTTACTGTGGTTTTAATGTAGGCAACCGTATTAAAAGAAAAAAACTCACCGCGGAAGAAATAGAACAGGAAGCCAAAGCCATTGCCGCTACTGGATTAAGACATATCCTCTTTTTAACAGGAGAGTCCCCAGCTCAATCACCGGTTTCCTACATAGCAAAGGCTGCCGGGATATTAAAAAAACATTTCCACTCCGTGGGCATCGAAATCTATCCTCTAACAGAACAGGAATACAGCCAGGTAATCGATGCCGGTGTGGATAGTTTAACCGTCTATCAAGAAGTGTACGACGAAGGTATCTACGATAAGGTACACCTGGCGGGACCCAAACGAAACTACAGCTTTAGACTAGATGCTCCGGAACGAGCATGCCGGGCAAAAATACGCTCGGTAAATATCGGGGCACTGCTGGGATTAAATGAGTGGTGTAAAGAAGCCTTTTTCACCGGCCTCCATGCCGATTACCTACAAAATAAATATCCCGATGTAGCAGTAAGTGTCTCACTGCCCCGCATCCGTCCTCATGCGGGAACTTTCCAAGATATCTTCCCGGTCAATGATAAAAGCTTGGTACAAATTATGCTTGCCCTGCGCATCTTTCTTCCCTACACCGGTATAACCATTTCCACCAGGGAACGGCAGGAATACCGAGACCATTTAATACCTCTGGGCGTTACTAAAATGTCCGCCGGGGTAAGCACGGAAGTAGGCGGACATAGTTCCGAAGATAAGGGTGAAGGACAGTTTGAAATAGCTGATAATAGAAATGTTGCAAAAATGAAACAAGCCATACTGGCCAAGGGTTATCAACCCGTTTCTAAGGATTGGATGAGTTTTTAG